TACCCTGAATCGCCATAAACACCGCAGCCCGTCGCGTGCGCAATTCGCTGTGCGGTTTCATCAAACCTTGAGAAATCGATAGCGTAGTATTGCGGCACATCGCATTTCCCGCCCAGATTTCTGGCGTATTCCTGCGTGCCTGTTTGAGCACAACCGGCAAGCAACAACCCTGCGACCGCAATGAGTAACATTTTCATCGTGCTTACCTCTGTTGAGTCGTACCGTTTACAGTAATGACGCCATTTCTTGCAGGATCTGTTCGCACCACTGTTCCAGCCGTTCATCGCTGAGATCGTATTGGTTCACTTCGTCCAGCGCCAGCCCGACAAAGTGTTTGCCGTCAGCAGCCAGCGGTTTTGGACTGATGAAATCATAGCCTTCTGTCGGCCAGTACCCAATAAATGTGACACCCAGCGGCAGCAGTTGGTCATGCAGCATGCCCAGCGCATCCAGGAACCATTCGCTATAGCCAAGCTGGTCGCCCATACCGTAGAGCGCCACGACTTTTCCTTTGAGGTTTAGCGTCGCTAATTGACCCCAGATGTTCTCCCAGTCTTCCTGAATCTCTCCGAAATCCCAGGTTGGGATGCCGAGAATCAGCGTACTGTAGTCTTCAATACGTTGAGGTTCGACATCTTTAATGTTGTGCAGATCCACCAGTTCTTCGCCCAAAATGTCGCGAATTTTTTCCGCCGCCATTTCGGTGTAGCAGGTGCTTGAGCCGTAAAACAGACCGATTTTCATAGTGAGTGCTTATAAATAATTTTTATCAGTAAGGGCAAGTTCGCCTCAGACCGCAGAGATAACATGGCGGGCGAATGATGCCGCAGGATGTCGGTATTCTAAAAGGAGAACAGCAGTAAAGAAAGGTGCGGTGAGGGCCGCGGCCCTCACTGAAGGGGAAATTTATCCCAGAGACTGGTGACGTGTTTCTCTGGTCGCCAGCAGCGCAATCAGCGTCAGTGACGCCATGGCTGCCAGATAAACGCCGACGTAGAACAGGCCGTAGTTAGCCGTCAGCCACGCTGCGATATACGGTGCGACCGATGCACCCAGAATTGACGAAACGTTATAGGAGAATGACGCGCCGGTGTAGCGTACTTCCGTCGGGAACAACTCTGGCAGCAGGGCGCCCATTGGGCCGAATGTCAGCCCCATGATGCTCAGACCCAGCACCAGGAAGCCCATCACCAGCGCCTGATTGCCTGAACCAAGCATATAAGGGAACAACATGGCGAAGACGATCATGAGGCAGGTAATCGTAATCATGGTCTTGCGGCGGCCAAAAGCATCCGCCAGATAGCCTGCGACCGGCACCATCAGACCAAAGCCAATCACCGCGATCATCAGCATCAACAGGAAGCTGTTACGCGAGAAGCCAAGCCCCTTAGGTTCTGGCGTTGTTCCGTACGTCATGGAATAAACGGTCATGATGTAGAACAGCGTGTAGGTCGCCAGCATGATGAAGGTGCCGAGGATCGTGACTTTCATATGTTTGCTAAGCAGCGTGCCCAGCGGCATACGCACCTGTTTGCCGGCTTTGACCGCTTTGGTAAAGACTGGGGCTTCATGCAGAGAGATACGAACATACAGGCCAACCAGCACCAGTGCGGCGGACGCGACGAACGGCACGCGCCAGCCCCAACTCATGAACTGCTCTTCCGTCAGCAGCCAGGACAACAGCAGGAAGGTGCCGTTTGCGAAGAAGAAGCCAATCGGTGCGCCAAGTTGGGGGAACGACCCATACAGCGCACGTTTATGGGACGGGGCATTCTCGGTCGCCAGCAGCGCCGCGCCGCCCCACTCACCGCCCAGACCCAGCCCCTGACCGAAGCGCGCCAGTGCCAGCAGAATCGGTGCAAAAATCCCAATGGTTTCGTAGGTCGGTAACAGCCCGATCAGAACGGTTGAAATCCCCATGGTCAGCAGCGAAGCGACCAGCGTAACTTTACGTCCGACGCGGTCGCCGAAGTGACCGAATACTGCCGAACCGATAGGGCGGGCAACAAAGGCAATCGCAAAGGTCGCTAGCGACTGTAGCGTCGCGGCCGTCGGGTCGCCCTGTGGGAAGAAAATGTGCGGGAAAACCAGCACCGCGGCAGTGGCATAGATATAAAAATCGAAAAATTCGATAGCGGTGCCAATGAGTGACGCAACAATCACTTTGTTGCGTGAGTTTACGGGTGGTGCTTCCGCTTCGGCATCGAGAGTGGGAGTGACGGTGGCTTGCATAATGTTTCTTTATTTTAACAACACGAACAGCCATTCTACGCACAGAAAAATCGGCTTTTCAACGTTGATTGAGTAAGGTCAATGCCAGTCGGCACGCGGCTTCAAGGAGCCTGTTCCGATATATTATCGATACATAAAATATAATGTGCCACAGCCTTATTTTTGCCGGAGAATGTTATGGCGATGTTGAGGTTCACGGAATATGTGATATCGCACACAATTCTGTTTGCGTGAGAATACGGTCTTGATGAGGATGTAAAGTCGTCGCTTCATCGGCATACTATTGCCAATCAATAAAGGGGTGCCAATCAGTAAAGAGGGACACGGCGATGCAAGAACACGATCAGGCACTTATCGAGCAGTTTCTCGATGCGCTGTGGCTGGAAAGAAATCTGGCCGAGAATACGCTAGCGTCTTATCGGTTGGATTTGCGAACGCTCGCGGAATGGCTTGCACACCATGATAACGCTTTATTGCAGGCGCAGGCGCTCGATCTTCAGGCGTTTCTCGCCGATAGGGTTGATGGCGGTTACAAAGCGACCAGCTCGGCCCGTTTGTTGAGCGCAATGCGTCGCTTCTTCCAGTACCTTTATCGGGAAAAGCGGCGCAGCGATGACCCTAGCGCGGTGTTATCGTCCCCGAAACTGCCGCAGCGTTTACCCAAGGATTTGAGCGAGGCGCAGGTGGATGCGTTGCTCAACGCGCCAAGCATTGAACAACCGCTGGAATTACGCGATAAGGCCATGCTTGAGGTATTGTATGCGACGGGGCTGCGTGTTTCCGAACTGGTCGGTTTGACGATAAGCGATGTCAGCCTGCGGCAGGGCGTGGTGCGCGTGCTGGGGAAAGGGAATAAAGAACGGCTGGTGCCGCTCGGTGAAGAAGCGGTGTACTGGATCGAGTATTATCTGGAACATGGTCGCCCGTGGCTGCTGAATGGGCAAACGCTGGATGTGCTGTTTCCCAGCAGTCGCGCACGGCAAATGACGCGCCAGACGTTCTGGCATCGCATCAAGCATTATGCGGTACTGGCGTCCATCGACAGCGAAAAGCTCTCGCCGCACGTCTTGCGCCACGCGTTTGCGACCCATTTATTGAACCACGGCGCGGATTTACGGGTCGTACAGATGCTCTTGGGGCACAGCGATCTTTCCACGACGCAGATTTACACCCATGTGGCGACGGAGCGGCTGAAGCAGCTTCACCAGCAGCACCATCCGCGCGCCTAGGGGATAGCGTAACCAATCGAATCATTATACAGAGTAACAGGATGTTATCTGGCTGGCGGGATTTCCCGCTTACTATCACGGCGCATCGTTGTTACAAGCGATTTGCTGCGGACAATGTTGCGAAAACACAGGATTGATGAAATGAAAAAAGGGTTATTACTGCTTTCTTTACTGGTCGCGACGGCAACCAATTTTGCCCACGCCGATGATGCCGCGATCAAACAGACGTTGACGCGTCTGGATATGCAGGGGGCGGAAATCCTGCCTTCGCCGATGGCGGGTATGAAAACCGTGATTACCGACAGCGGCGTGCTGTATATCAGCGAAGACGGCAAACATTTGCTGCAAGGCCCGCTTTATGACGTGAGCGGCACCATGCCGGTCAACACCACCAATAAGATCCTGATCGGCAAGATGGATGCGCTACAGGAACAGATGATTGTTTATAAAGCCGCACAGGAAAAACACGTTATTACCGTTTTCACCGACATCACCTGCGGCTATTGCCACAAATTGCATGAGCAGATGAAAGATTACAACGCGCTGGGCATTACCGTGCGCTATCTGGCTTTCCCGCGTCAGGGTATGAAATCGCCAGCCGCGAAAGATATGCAGTCCATCTGGTGCGTGGCCGATCGCAACAAAGCGTTTGATAGCGCGATGAAGGGCGACGCGATCTCGCCAGCAACGTGTAAAACCGATATCGCCGCGCATTATCAACTGGGCATACAGTTTGGCGTGCAGGGGACTCCTGCCATCGTGCTGCAAGACGGTTTGGTTGTGCCGGGATACCAGGGGCCGAAAGAAATGCTGGCGATGCTGGAAGCACATAAAGCCTCCCAGAAAACCGGCGGTTAATGCTACGTGGATATGATTACCCAACTCCGTCGGCGTCCGCTGGCGGAGGACATTGATTTACCCGATACCGTTCCGCCTTTGCTGCGCCGCCTCTATGCACAGCGCGGTGTGAAAGGTGCACAGGAGCTGGAACGTAGCCTGAGCGGTTTGCTCAATTACCGATTGTTAAGCGGGATTGATAAAGCGGTCGATTTGCTGCAACAGACACTGGCCGAGAAGCGTTGCATGGTCATCGTTGGCGATTTTGATGCCGATGGTGCCACCAGTACCGCGCTCACCGTACTGGCACTGCGCAGCATGGGTGCCGTGAATGTGAAATATCTGGTGCCGAACCGTTTTGAAGACGGCTACGGGCTAAGCCCGGAAGTAGTGGCGCAGGCCGCCACGCTGGGTGCAGAAGTGATTGTGACCGTGGATAACGGGATTTCTTCTCACGCGGGTGTCGAAGATGCCCATCGGCGTGGTATTGCCGTGCTGGTGACCGATCACCATCTGCCGGGTGACATTCTGCCTGCCGCTGACGCCATGATTAACCCTAATCTGCCTGACTGTCAGTTTCCCTCCAAGGCGCTGGCGGGCGTGGGCGTCGCGTTTTACCTAATGATGGCGCTGTTTGTGCGCCTGCGTGATAGCGACTGGTTTACGCAACCCTGGTTTATGCAACAGGGGCTGGCGAAGCCGAACCTCACCGAATTACTGGATCTGGTCGCGCTGGGTACGGTCGCTGACGTGGTGCCGCTGGATGCGAATAACCGAATTCTGGTTGCGCAGGGGCTGAACCGCATTCGTGCGGGCGAATGCCGTCCGGGTATTCGGGCGCTGCTGGAAGTGGCGAATCGCGATGCCAGCCAACTGGTCGCCAGCGATTTAGGCTTTGCGCTTGGGCCACGGCTGAACGCCGCGGGTCGGTTGGATGATATGACGGTTGGCGTTGAGCTGTTATTGAGTGACGATATTACTCAGGCGCGCATGCTGGCCAATGATTTAGATGCGCTGAATCAGGACAGGCGGGAGATCGAGCAGGGGATGCAGGCAGAAGCGTTGCGCCTGTGTGAATCGCTGGAGCGCACCCGCACCGAACTGCCTTACGGATTGGCGATGTACCACCCGGAATGGCATCAGGGCGTCGTCGGTATTCTGGCTTCGCGCATTAAAGAACGTTTTCATCGCCCAGTGATTGCCTTTGCTCCCGCGGGCGACGGCATGCTGAAAGGGTCAGGGCGTTCCATTGCTGGCTTGCATCTGCGCGATGCGCTGGAACGGCTGGATACGCTGTATCCCGGAATGATACAGAAATTCGGCGGGCATGCGATGGCAGCAGGACTATCGTTGCATGAAGATCGGTTTGAGGATTTCCGTCAGCGCTTCGGCGAACTGGTTGGCGAATGGCTCGATCCGTCTCAGCTTGAAGGCGTCGTCTGGTCTGATGGTGAGCTGGTGCTGCCGGAACTGGATTTGCTCTCAACGGCAGAAATGTTGCGTTACGCGGGGCCGTGGGGTCAGTCATTCCCCGAACCGACGTTCGATGGCTGCTTCCGTATTCTGCAACCCCGCCTACTCAAAGAACGGCATTTGAAAGCGATGTTTGAACCGATCGGTGCAACAGGTCAGGTGCCGCTGTTAGATGGCATCGCGTTTAATGTCGATACTACCCTCTGGCCGGATCCGAGTATCAAAGAAGTGGAAATGGTGTACCGATTGGATATTAACGAATTTCGCGGTAAACGTTCGGTGCAACTGTTGATTCAACATCTGTGGCCGCGTGCGTGAACGGAATACGGCGGGCAGAAAGTCTATAAACTGAGCCTTTTATCCGCTAGAATGGCGGGTTACACCATTCCGTTGTCAACGACTTAACGTAAGAATATAAAAAATCATGTTTGAAATTAATCCGGTAAAAAACCGCATTCAGGACCTGTCTGAACGTAGTGCCGTTCTTAGGGGGTATCTTTGACTATGATGCCAAGAAAGAACGCCTCGAAGAAGTAAACGCCGAACTGGAACAGCCTGATGTCTGGAATGAGCCTGAACGCGCTCAGGCATTAGGAAAAGAACGCTCCTCGCTGGAAGCCATCGTAGACACCATCGATCAACTGACTCAGGGTCTGGAAGATGTGGCTGGTCTGCTTGAGCTCGCGGTGGAAGAAGAAGACGAAGATACGTTTAATGAAACGTCGGTAGAACTGGACGCGCTGGAAAATAAATTAGGCCAGCTCGAATTCCGTCGCATGTTCTCCGGCCAGTACGACAGTGCGGATTGCTACCTGGATATTCAGGCAGGTTCTGGCGGTACAGAAGCGCAGGACTGGGCCAGCATGCTGGTGCGTATGTACCTGCGTTGGGCGGAAGCCAAAGGGTTTAAAACCGAAATTATTGAAGAGTCAGACGGTGACGTGGCCGGTACGAAATCCGCCACCATCAAGATCATCGGTGACTATGCGTTTGGCTGGCTGCGTACCGAAACCGGTGTACACCGTCTGGTACGTAAGAGCCCGTTCGATTCCGGCGGCCGCCGCCACACCTCATTCAGTTCCGCGTTCGTCTACCCGGAAGTTGAGGACGATATCGATATCGAAATCAATCCGGCCGACCTGCGTATTGACGTTTACCGTGCCTCCGGTGCGGGTGGTCAGCACGTTAACCGGACAGAATCTGCGGTGCGTATTACCCACATGCCTACCGGTATTGTCACGCAATGTCAGAACGATCGTTCCCAGCATAAAAACAAAGATCAGGCGATGAAACAGCTGAAAGCCAAGCTGTATGAGTTTGAGATGCAAAAGAAAAATGCTGAAAAACAGGCGATGGAAGACAACAAATCTGATATCGGCTGGGGTAGCCAGATTCGTTCTTATGTTCTGGATGATTCGCGCATCAAAGATTTACGTACCGGAGTGGAAACACGTAACACTCAGGCCGTACTGGATGGCGATCTGGACAAATTTATTGAAGCAAGTTTAAAAGCGGGGTTATAAGAATTCACATGGCTGAATCACAATCACAGGGTGCCGATCAGGCGCAGGATCTGAATAACGAATTAAAAACGCGTCGTGAAAAGCTGGTAGCGCTGCGTGAAACCGGGATCGCATTCCCGAATGATTTCCGCCGTGACAACACGTCCGATCGTCTGCACGCTGAGTTCGATGGTAAAGAGAACGAAGAGCTGGAAGAACTGGGCGTTGAAGTGACCGTGGCGGGCCGTATGATGACCCGTCGCATCATGGGTAAAGCCTCTTTCGTGACCTTGCAGGACGTCGGTGGCCGTATTCAGCTGTATGTTTCCCGCGACGATCTGGCGGAAGGCATCTATAACGAGCAGTTCAAAAAATGGGATTTGGGCGATATTCTGGGCGCGCGCGGTAAGCTGTTCAAAACCAAAACGGGCGAACTGTCCATCCACTGTACCGAACTGCGTCTGCTGACCAAAGCGCTGCGCCCGCTGCCGGATAAATTCCACGGTCTGGCCGATCAGGAAACCCGTTACCGTCAGCGCTATCTGGATCTGATCGCTAACGATGAATCTCGCAATACCTTCCGTATTCGTTCCAAAGTGATGGCGGCGATCCGTAGCTTCATGGTCGATCACGGCTTCATGGAAGTCGAAACGCCAATGATGCAGGTGATCCCTGGCGGTGCGTCTGCCCGTCCGTTCATTACGCACCACAACGCGCTGGACATCGACATGTACCTGCGTATCGCGCCGGAACTGTACCTGAAGCGTCTGGTTGTCGGTGGCTTTGAGCGTGTGTTCGAGATCAACCGTAACTTCCGTAACGAAGGTGTTTCCCCACGTCATAACCCTGAATTCACCATGATGGAACTTTATATGGCGTATGCCGATTATAAAGACCTGATTGTGCTGACGGAGAACCTGTTCCGTACGCTGACGCAGGACGTGCTGGGCTCGACGACGGTGGAATACGGCGACCAGACATTCGACTTCGGTAAGCCGTTCGAGAAGCTGACGATGCGCGAAGCGATCTGCAAATACCGCCCTGAAACCAACGTTGCCGATCTGGACGATTTGGAGAAAGCGACCGCGATCGCCCAGTCTCTGGGGATCAAGATCGAAAAAAGCTGGGGTCTGGGCCGTATCGTGACCGAGATCTTCGAAGAGACCGCAGAAAGCAGCCTGATTCAACCGACCTTCATCACTGAATACCCGGCTGAAGTGTCACCGCTGGCGCGTCGTAACGATCAGAACCCGGAAATCACCGATCGCTTTGAGTTCTTCATCGGCGGCCGTGAAATCGGTAACGGCTTCTCCGAGCTGAACGATGCTGAGGATCAGGCAGAGCGTTTTGCTCAGCAGGTGAATGCTAAAGACGCGGGCGATGACGAAGCGATGTTCTACGACGAAGACTACGTGACTGCACTGGAGCACGGCCTGCCGCCAACAGCGGGTCTGGGTATCGGTATCGACCGTATGGTGATGTTGTTCACGAACAGCCACACCATCCGCGACGTGATCCTGTTCCCGGCGATGCGTCCGCAGAAGTAAGACGCTGGGCGTAAAAATAAGCCTGAGATTGTCGTCAAACCTCATTAAACCGGTGCAGCTGCACCGGTTTTTTACTATCGACAATGTAAAATTTTAGGGGAAACGTGGGGATGAGGTTCCCGTAGGGATACCTCGCCCCGTGGTAGCCCCGTGTATCTCGATCTCACCTCGTTTTTCTCCACATTCTTGCCGTCATTCTGCCATTGTCGCCCGATGGGGGAAGATGTTATTTTCAGGCATTCATTCACTGCCGGAACACTATCATGATGACGTACCGCGATGCCTGGTTCGAACTGGCGCTGTTAACCAACGGGCGCAGTTTTCCACGGCATACGCACGACGAGTTCGTCATCAGCGCCAATCTCAGCGGGTTGGAGACGGTCTGGCTGGATGGAGAAACCTTTGTTGTCACTAACGATATGGTGACGACCTACAATCCCGATCAGCTACAAGGCAGTGATAATGCGTTTGACCGTTGGCAGTGTGCATCGCTGTACGTTCATCCGCAGGCGTTCGAGCATTATTTCCACCAAGCTTTTCGGTTTTCACGGGGCTGGAATCCGTCGCCGCAATTGGCGTCCGAGCTAAAACAGCTGGTCATCTATGATTTGGACGACAGCACGCGTCAGGAGCGCATTATCCTGCTGCTGGCTGCGTTGATGGAAAACCAGCACCCTATGCCGTCTCAAGGTCAGGTCAAAGAAGCAGAGCGGATCACGCGGATCAAAGACGGGTTGCTGAACGATCTCAGCGATGTCCCCACGCTCGATCAGCTCGCGCAGCAGGAAAATCTGTCAGTCGCCCATCTGGTTCGTTCGTTTAATCAGGCGGTTGGGCTGCCACCGTTGGCGTGGCTGATGCAGCGACGCATGTGTAAAGCGCGGGAGCTGCTGCGGCAGGGAGCCGCGATCAGCCAGGTTGCGGGCGATGTCGGGTTTGCCGATCAGGCGCATTTCACGAAAGCCTTCAACCGCTATAATGCCATGACGCCGGGGCAGTTCCGCCGTATCAATTTTTGACAATACAGCGTGTCCTTTGGGCTCTAGACTCGCCTTATTACTTAATGCTCGAAGGGAATACCATGCTGTTAGTTGCGTTCACGGGGATGCTGTTATCTCTATCATTGTGTCTCGATCTGGGGATGGTCAATACCGCGATTATTAACCGCGGGCTGCGGCACGGAGCGCGATCGGCGTTTTATATCGGGCTGGGTTCCTGTTTCGGCGATCTGTTTTATGCCACGCTGTCGGTGCTGGGGCTGGCGGTCGTCTTTAATCTGACACCTGTGCGTTGGGCGCTATGGATTGGAGGCGGGCTGATTCTGATCTGGATGACGTTCAGTATGGCGCGCGCGGCATGGCGTGACTATCAGGTTAAACGCTTTGCCGATCTCTCTGAGTCAGCGAGCGCTGCGAGTTTTTCCACTCCACCAGCGCGTTATACCGAGTTTTTCAGCGGCGTAGGTATGGCACTGGCCTCACCAACGGCGTTACTGTGGTTTGCAGCGATTGGTGGCACCATTATCGCGCAGTCTACCGATGGCTCAGCCTTCATGATTAGCCTGTTTCTGCTGGGCTTTTTCGTGGGTGGCGTGCTGTGGACATGCTTCCTTGCCGCGCTGGTGAAGTACGGTCAGCGGCTGCTGAAAGAGCGTATCTCATTCTATTGCAGCCTGATCTCCGCCATACTATTTGCCTACTTTGCCTGGCACGTTATTTCCAGCGGCTATGAGACGCTGTTTCTGCCGCTCTCCACGGCTGCATGACCGCTCAAAACCGCAGCACTTTGCCGGGTTTTTTACTTGCTCGGCAACGGCATAGCGCTATAATGCCGATCGCTCTCTGTGCGAGTGTAGTTCAATGGTAGAACGGCAGCTTCCCAAGCTGCATACGAGGGTTCGATTCCCTTCACTCGCTCCAAGCTCTCTTCTCTAAATACTATTTAGAATCAATAGGCTAAAAGCGGATGCGGCCTGTGTTATCCATAATGGTACACACTGTGTTACCCATTGCTGCTGCGATCTGGTATGTGGTCAAGGGAGCATATCAAATAGCTGGCGGTGGTTCTACGTTCTTACCGCGATAGCCCAACAACGAACAAAAAGCCGAACACCCGGCATAACTCCCGAACAGCGGCGCTTACGACAACCTTAGCGCGGGATAAACAGGCGATTGATGGGATTCCTAACCTGCGCGGGAAAGTGGCAGGCTCTACCCCGTTTCATGCATACGATAATGCGTACCTGACTTACTGCTCGTTACCGCTGATATATATGCATCTCTGATGCCCTGCCTATAGCGTTTTGTTGATGTACCCATCACGGCGCTAAATGTCTTGTATTGCCTAAAATTTTATACAGGATTGTAAAATCCCCCCCGACTCAAAATTAGTATATTCACGCGAGGGTCCACCTCTACTCGCACAACTCCTAGCGCCCCCTGTGGCGCTTCGCCGTGGTGAGCGTTGCGTGGCTGCTCGCGTGTTGTACACGGTACTGTACTGCCACGTTCTGCTGTTCGGTGTGTAGCGACTCTCTTCTTTACTCTCTCATTCGGGGAGGGAGTGGGACGGTGTGCGTGTGGGGGCTTGCTTTCTTCGTACCCTCTTC
The genomic region above belongs to Pectobacterium colocasium and contains:
- the fldB gene encoding flavodoxin FldB → MKIGLFYGSSTCYTEMAAEKIRDILGEELVDLHNIKDVEPQRIEDYSTLILGIPTWDFGEIQEDWENIWGQLATLNLKGKVVALYGMGDQLGYSEWFLDALGMLHDQLLPLGVTFIGYWPTEGYDFISPKPLAADGKHFVGLALDEVNQYDLSDERLEQWCEQILQEMASLL
- a CDS encoding MFS transporter → MQATVTPTLDAEAEAPPVNSRNKVIVASLIGTAIEFFDFYIYATAAVLVFPHIFFPQGDPTAATLQSLATFAIAFVARPIGSAVFGHFGDRVGRKVTLVASLLTMGISTVLIGLLPTYETIGIFAPILLALARFGQGLGLGGEWGGAALLATENAPSHKRALYGSFPQLGAPIGFFFANGTFLLLSWLLTEEQFMSWGWRVPFVASAALVLVGLYVRISLHEAPVFTKAVKAGKQVRMPLGTLLSKHMKVTILGTFIMLATYTLFYIMTVYSMTYGTTPEPKGLGFSRNSFLLMLMIAVIGFGLMVPVAGYLADAFGRRKTMITITCLMIVFAMLFPYMLGSGNQALVMGFLVLGLSIMGLTFGPMGALLPELFPTEVRYTGASFSYNVSSILGASVAPYIAAWLTANYGLFYVGVYLAAMASLTLIALLATRETRHQSLG
- the xerD gene encoding site-specific tyrosine recombinase XerD codes for the protein MQEHDQALIEQFLDALWLERNLAENTLASYRLDLRTLAEWLAHHDNALLQAQALDLQAFLADRVDGGYKATSSARLLSAMRRFFQYLYREKRRSDDPSAVLSSPKLPQRLPKDLSEAQVDALLNAPSIEQPLELRDKAMLEVLYATGLRVSELVGLTISDVSLRQGVVRVLGKGNKERLVPLGEEAVYWIEYYLEHGRPWLLNGQTLDVLFPSSRARQMTRQTFWHRIKHYAVLASIDSEKLSPHVLRHAFATHLLNHGADLRVVQMLLGHSDLSTTQIYTHVATERLKQLHQQHHPRA
- the dsbC gene encoding bifunctional protein-disulfide isomerase/oxidoreductase DsbC, whose protein sequence is MKKGLLLLSLLVATATNFAHADDAAIKQTLTRLDMQGAEILPSPMAGMKTVITDSGVLYISEDGKHLLQGPLYDVSGTMPVNTTNKILIGKMDALQEQMIVYKAAQEKHVITVFTDITCGYCHKLHEQMKDYNALGITVRYLAFPRQGMKSPAAKDMQSIWCVADRNKAFDSAMKGDAISPATCKTDIAAHYQLGIQFGVQGTPAIVLQDGLVVPGYQGPKEMLAMLEAHKASQKTGG
- the recJ gene encoding single-stranded-DNA-specific exonuclease RecJ, producing MDMITQLRRRPLAEDIDLPDTVPPLLRRLYAQRGVKGAQELERSLSGLLNYRLLSGIDKAVDLLQQTLAEKRCMVIVGDFDADGATSTALTVLALRSMGAVNVKYLVPNRFEDGYGLSPEVVAQAATLGAEVIVTVDNGISSHAGVEDAHRRGIAVLVTDHHLPGDILPAADAMINPNLPDCQFPSKALAGVGVAFYLMMALFVRLRDSDWFTQPWFMQQGLAKPNLTELLDLVALGTVADVVPLDANNRILVAQGLNRIRAGECRPGIRALLEVANRDASQLVASDLGFALGPRLNAAGRLDDMTVGVELLLSDDITQARMLANDLDALNQDRREIEQGMQAEALRLCESLERTRTELPYGLAMYHPEWHQGVVGILASRIKERFHRPVIAFAPAGDGMLKGSGRSIAGLHLRDALERLDTLYPGMIQKFGGHAMAAGLSLHEDRFEDFRQRFGELVGEWLDPSQLEGVVWSDGELVLPELDLLSTAEMLRYAGPWGQSFPEPTFDGCFRILQPRLLKERHLKAMFEPIGATGQVPLLDGIAFNVDTTLWPDPSIKEVEMVYRLDINEFRGKRSVQLLIQHLWPRA
- the prfB gene encoding peptide chain release factor 2 (programmed frameshift), whose protein sequence is MFEINPVKNRIQDLSERSAVLRGYLDYDAKKERLEEVNAELEQPDVWNEPERAQALGKERSSLEAIVDTIDQLTQGLEDVAGLLELAVEEEDEDTFNETSVELDALENKLGQLEFRRMFSGQYDSADCYLDIQAGSGGTEAQDWASMLVRMYLRWAEAKGFKTEIIEESDGDVAGTKSATIKIIGDYAFGWLRTETGVHRLVRKSPFDSGGRRHTSFSSAFVYPEVEDDIDIEINPADLRIDVYRASGAGGQHVNRTESAVRITHMPTGIVTQCQNDRSQHKNKDQAMKQLKAKLYEFEMQKKNAEKQAMEDNKSDIGWGSQIRSYVLDDSRIKDLRTGVETRNTQAVLDGDLDKFIEASLKAGL
- the lysS gene encoding lysine--tRNA ligase; its protein translation is MAESQSQGADQAQDLNNELKTRREKLVALRETGIAFPNDFRRDNTSDRLHAEFDGKENEELEELGVEVTVAGRMMTRRIMGKASFVTLQDVGGRIQLYVSRDDLAEGIYNEQFKKWDLGDILGARGKLFKTKTGELSIHCTELRLLTKALRPLPDKFHGLADQETRYRQRYLDLIANDESRNTFRIRSKVMAAIRSFMVDHGFMEVETPMMQVIPGGASARPFITHHNALDIDMYLRIAPELYLKRLVVGGFERVFEINRNFRNEGVSPRHNPEFTMMELYMAYADYKDLIVLTENLFRTLTQDVLGSTTVEYGDQTFDFGKPFEKLTMREAICKYRPETNVADLDDLEKATAIAQSLGIKIEKSWGLGRIVTEIFEETAESSLIQPTFITEYPAEVSPLARRNDQNPEITDRFEFFIGGREIGNGFSELNDAEDQAERFAQQVNAKDAGDDEAMFYDEDYVTALEHGLPPTAGLGIGIDRMVMLFTNSHTIRDVILFPAMRPQK
- a CDS encoding helix-turn-helix transcriptional regulator, with the protein product MMTYRDAWFELALLTNGRSFPRHTHDEFVISANLSGLETVWLDGETFVVTNDMVTTYNPDQLQGSDNAFDRWQCASLYVHPQAFEHYFHQAFRFSRGWNPSPQLASELKQLVIYDLDDSTRQERIILLLAALMENQHPMPSQGQVKEAERITRIKDGLLNDLSDVPTLDQLAQQENLSVAHLVRSFNQAVGLPPLAWLMQRRMCKARELLRQGAAISQVAGDVGFADQAHFTKAFNRYNAMTPGQFRRINF
- a CDS encoding LysE family translocator, which gives rise to MLLVAFTGMLLSLSLCLDLGMVNTAIINRGLRHGARSAFYIGLGSCFGDLFYATLSVLGLAVVFNLTPVRWALWIGGGLILIWMTFSMARAAWRDYQVKRFADLSESASAASFSTPPARYTEFFSGVGMALASPTALLWFAAIGGTIIAQSTDGSAFMISLFLLGFFVGGVLWTCFLAALVKYGQRLLKERISFYCSLISAILFAYFAWHVISSGYETLFLPLSTAA